GCTAAGGCTGAAATTGAAGAATATCATGGTAGAAATCGAATTGTTGTAACAGAAATTCCATATATGGTTATCAAAGCAAGGCTTGTGGAAAAAATTGCCGAACTTGCAAAGGATAAGCATATTGAAGGAATTTTTGATTTAAGAGATGAGTCGGATAGAAACGGTATGAAGATTGTCATAGAACTAAAAAGAGATGCAAATCCGAAAGTCGTATTAAATAAATTATATATGCATACACAGATGCAGCAGACATTTGGTGCAATTATGCTGGCGCTTGTTGATGGTGAGCCAAAGATATTAAATTTAAAACAGATAATTGAAAAATATGTAGACCATCAGGTTGATGTTATTACAAGAAGAACTAAATTTGAATTAAGAAAAGCTGAAGAAAGAGCACATATTTTAGAAGGTCTTAAGATTGCTCTTGATTATATTGATGAAGTTATAAATATAATTCGAGGTTCCAAAAATGAAACAATTGCTAAACAAAATTTAATAGAAAGATTCACTTTAAGTGAGAAGCAGGCACAGGCAATTGTTGATATGAGGCTTGGCAGACTTACCGGTCTTGAAAGGCATAAAATAGAAGAAGAATTGAATGGATTATATGACAGAATAAAACAATTAAAAAATATACTTGCAGATGAAAAGAAGGTACTTGATGTTATAAAAAGGGAACTTACAGAAATAAAAAATAAATTTGCTACTGAAAGACGTACACATATAGTAGCAAAAGAAGATGAACTTAATCTTGAGGACCTTGTGGAACTTGAAGATGTGGTTGTAGCAATGACACATTTTGGATATGTTAAAAGGATGCCTCTTGATGTATATAAATCTCAAAAGCGAGGAGGAAAGGGTATATCGGGAATATCTACAAGGGAAAATGATTTTGTGGAAGATGTTTTTATCACAACAACCCATGAAAAACTTTTGTTTTTTACAAACAAAGGCAAGGTTTATAGTTTAAGAACGATAGATATACCTGAATTTGGCAGACAGGCCAAAGGAACGGCAATTATAAATTTACTGCAGATATCACAAGAAGAGAAGGTAAATGCCGTAATACCGGTTAAAAAGGTTTCAAATGTAAAATATGTCTTAATGTGTACTAAGTCAGGTATAATAAAAAAGACCTCTATTGATGAATTTTCATCGATTAAGAAAAACGGTCTTATTGCAATAAATCTTGATGAAAATGATGAGCTTATTAACGTAAAACTTACTGATGGAAAAAGGGAGATAATAATAGGAACATCAAATGGATATTCTATCAGATTTAGTGAAAAAAATGTAAGGCATATGGGAAGGACGGCAAGAGGAGTCAAAGCTATTTCTCTAAGAGAGGGAGATATGGTCGTAGGTATGGACCTTGTAAGTCCTGATAAGGATATTTTAATTGTTACAGAAAACGGATTTGGCAAACGAACGGAACTTAAAGAATATAGCCTTCAGAAAAGGGCAGGGAAGGGATTAATAGCAATCAAATTAAGCAAAAAAACCGGTAAACTTGTTGCTATAAGGTCGGTGCACCAAGATGACGAGATTATGATAATTTCCGCAAATGGAATTTTAATACGGATAAATGTTTCTGATATATCAAAAATGCACAGGGGAACTAAAGGTGTAACTTTGATGAAACTTGATAAAGGGGATAGGGTCGTATCAACCGCACTTATAAACAATGAAGGATAAAACCACGATTTATTGTGGTTTTATCCTTCATTTTACTATAAAATGGTTTGTAATATATTAGCTATAATAAACAGAAATGAATTTTTATTGATTAATTATTTAAA
This is a stretch of genomic DNA from Aceticella autotrophica. It encodes these proteins:
- the gyrA gene encoding DNA gyrase subunit A, translating into MSNEMERVLSVDLEDEMKKSYIDYAMSVIVGRALPDIRDGLKPVHRRILYAMNELGLTPDKPYKKSVAVVGEVLGKYHPHGDAAVYDTMVRLAQDFSMREPLIDGHGNFGSIDGDPAAAMRYTEARLSKISLEMLTDINKETVDFIPNFDETLKEPVVLPSRFPNLLVNGSQGIAVGMATNIPPHNLNEVIDGIISYIDNPYIEIEDLMKYIKGPDFPTAGLIIGKDGIRETYTKGRGKIIVRAKAEIEEYHGRNRIVVTEIPYMVIKARLVEKIAELAKDKHIEGIFDLRDESDRNGMKIVIELKRDANPKVVLNKLYMHTQMQQTFGAIMLALVDGEPKILNLKQIIEKYVDHQVDVITRRTKFELRKAEERAHILEGLKIALDYIDEVINIIRGSKNETIAKQNLIERFTLSEKQAQAIVDMRLGRLTGLERHKIEEELNGLYDRIKQLKNILADEKKVLDVIKRELTEIKNKFATERRTHIVAKEDELNLEDLVELEDVVVAMTHFGYVKRMPLDVYKSQKRGGKGISGISTRENDFVEDVFITTTHEKLLFFTNKGKVYSLRTIDIPEFGRQAKGTAIINLLQISQEEKVNAVIPVKKVSNVKYVLMCTKSGIIKKTSIDEFSSIKKNGLIAINLDENDELINVKLTDGKREIIIGTSNGYSIRFSEKNVRHMGRTARGVKAISLREGDMVVGMDLVSPDKDILIVTENGFGKRTELKEYSLQKRAGKGLIAIKLSKKTGKLVAIRSVHQDDEIMIISANGILIRINVSDISKMHRGTKGVTLMKLDKGDRVVSTALINNEG